The following proteins come from a genomic window of Bacillota bacterium:
- the plsX gene encoding phosphate acyltransferase PlsX produces the protein MRIILDAMGGDKGPVEAARGAVDAARDLGTEVILVGDASVLEPHIRGASRVSLVHSSETIDPGEQPVAAIRRKRASSMVIGLEMLSKGEGDAMVSPGNTGALLAGGLIILGRAASVERPALAVAIPTLVDRPLVLLDVGANAEVKPRNLLQFGHMGSLYAESVLGLAKPRVALLNMGTEPSKGTETCRAAYGLLKESGLEFSGNIESRDMFYGVADVAVCDGFTGNILLKFAEGIGLAFLGVLKDEITRSRHLAMAATMLKPALARAKARMDYNSYGGAPLLGLAKPCIKCHGSSNAEAFKNGVRVALELARSHAIDSLSRRLEALASDL, from the coding sequence ATGCGGATTATCCTCGATGCTATGGGCGGTGACAAGGGTCCTGTTGAAGCCGCCAGGGGGGCAGTGGATGCCGCTCGTGACCTGGGGACGGAGGTCATCCTGGTTGGGGACGCCTCGGTGCTGGAGCCCCACATCCGGGGTGCCAGCAGGGTCTCACTTGTTCATAGCTCGGAGACCATAGACCCTGGTGAGCAGCCAGTTGCCGCCATCCGCAGAAAGCGGGCATCGTCAATGGTGATCGGCCTGGAGATGCTGTCAAAGGGTGAGGGTGATGCGATGGTGTCCCCGGGGAACACCGGAGCCCTCCTGGCCGGTGGCTTGATCATCCTGGGACGGGCAGCATCGGTTGAGAGGCCGGCCCTGGCCGTAGCCATCCCGACCCTGGTGGATAGGCCCCTGGTCTTGCTGGATGTGGGGGCCAACGCTGAAGTCAAACCGCGGAACCTCCTGCAATTCGGCCACATGGGCAGCCTCTACGCCGAGAGCGTGCTGGGGCTGGCCAAACCCAGGGTGGCCCTGCTCAACATGGGGACTGAGCCCTCCAAGGGGACCGAGACCTGCCGGGCTGCCTATGGACTTCTCAAGGAGAGCGGGCTCGAGTTCTCTGGCAATATCGAGTCAAGGGACATGTTCTATGGTGTCGCCGACGTGGCGGTGTGCGACGGCTTCACTGGAAACATCCTCCTGAAGTTCGCTGAAGGTATTGGGCTTGCCTTTCTTGGTGTGTTGAAGGACGAGATCACCCGCAGCCGTCACCTGGCGATGGCGGCTACCATGCTCAAGCCAGCGCTGGCCCGAGCTAAGGCCAGGATGGACTACAACAGTTACGGCGGGGCGCCCCTACTTGGACTAGCCAAGCCTTGTATCAAGTGCCATGGCAGCTCCAACGCTGAGGCCTTCAAGAACGGTGTCAGGGTGGCCCTGGAACTAGCAAGAAGCCATGCCATTGACAGCTTGAGCCGGCGGCTCGAGGCCCTGGCGTCCGACCTGTAG
- the rpmF gene encoding 50S ribosomal protein L32, whose translation MAVPKRKMSKARTGRRKAQWKLEAPPIVECPRCHEPKAPHRACPSCGYYRTRQVIKMEKD comes from the coding sequence GTGGCCGTTCCTAAAAGGAAGATGTCCAAGGCGCGGACGGGCAGGAGAAAGGCCCAGTGGAAACTGGAGGCGCCGCCCATCGTGGAGTGTCCCAGGTGTCACGAGCCCAAGGCGCCCCACAGGGCATGCCCGAGTTGCGGATACTATAGGACTCGCCAGGTGATAAAGATGGAGAAGGACTGA
- the fapR gene encoding transcription factor FapR, whose product MASNRNSPALPKEKRRQVLREKLRENPFWVDDEIARYLGVSVQTVRLDRMALGIPAVRERTKAVAERTYGVVKSLGSKEIAGELVDVVLGESAVSILETTEDMVFEKSRVVRGHYVFAQADSLAIALVDSDIAVTGLANVKFKKPVHSGERLVARAEVIRKKGSEYVVLVTTRSGGEQVFRGKFVVAAL is encoded by the coding sequence ATGGCGAGCAACAGGAATAGCCCTGCTCTTCCCAAGGAGAAGCGCAGGCAGGTCCTGAGGGAGAAACTCAGGGAGAACCCCTTCTGGGTGGACGACGAGATCGCCCGGTATCTCGGGGTGAGTGTCCAGACGGTGAGGCTTGACAGGATGGCCCTGGGTATCCCCGCTGTCAGGGAGAGGACCAAGGCTGTGGCAGAGCGTACCTACGGCGTGGTCAAGTCCCTAGGTTCTAAAGAGATCGCCGGCGAGCTAGTGGATGTGGTCCTGGGAGAGAGCGCCGTCTCCATCCTAGAAACCACGGAGGACATGGTCTTTGAAAAGAGCCGGGTCGTGCGAGGTCACTACGTCTTCGCGCAGGCCGATTCCCTGGCCATCGCCCTGGTTGATTCCGACATTGCGGTGACGGGTCTAGCCAACGTGAAGTTCAAGAAGCCTGTGCACTCGGGCGAGCGTTTGGTGGCCCGGGCAGAGGTCATACGCAAGAAGGGCAGCGAATACGTGGTTCTGGTAACCACCAGGAGCGGCGGCGAGCAGGTTTTCCGGGGCAAGTTCGTCGTGGCTGCCTTGTAG